A region from the Kazachstania africana CBS 2517 chromosome 11, complete genome genome encodes:
- the MDM10 gene encoding Mdm10p (similar to Saccharomyces cerevisiae MDM10 (YAL010C); ancestral locus Anc_7.103), with the protein MLDYMDYIVRAFEKSTNWNRDSSYENITSTSRALLEFHIPKTFKFQTSNRSTTNTFSTLEIDRNNKINGSLTYLYTDADNVEKIVKSSSQVLLQDATETYRHIQPFFSRQLDDITHAFEPKSLYYGRIYYPKSTLEAMIIKRFNVNTQLVVKCISNMYSDMNIMLLNWQRTKGQNLQEFVVSSNGLLCGYRVLHNFISSPSKFNNSLYNNSSMSLGGEVWLGLSTLTPGCSTTLRYCTNSANTGRPLTLTFSWNPLFGHISSSYTAMTTSNSTISAKYDFNLFSIDSNLSFGCEFWKSGSKINDPDLESSFENVATFETTTSNTSDAGPVTTRHYSTVENDVLSLSPHEERLLNDLTDTFSESLQKMDKEKSIIERFKNKFRNENFTQVWKFATSLRDRNLKILWEGKFREFLISAGTELVFSRDVLISKGFDDSNNAQNNNSKIPAKFGIKIQYSV; encoded by the coding sequence ATGCTAGATTATATGGATTATATTGTGAGGGCATTCGAAAAAAGTACCAATTGGAATCGAGATAGTAGCTATGAAAATATCACATCTACGTCAAGAGCTCTGTTGGAATTCCATATACCAAAGACATTTAAGTTCCAGACTTCGAATAGATCCACGACAAACACTTTCAGCACATTGGAGATTGATAGAAATAATAAGATCAATGGTTCTTTGACTTATCTATATACCGACGCTGATAACGTCGAAAAGATTGTTAAAAGCTCATCCCAAGTGCTCCTACAGGATGCTACAGAGACTTATAGACACATTCAGCCTTTCTTTTCGAGGCAATTGGACGATATCACACATGCCTTTGAGCCAAAGTCATTGTACTATGGTCGCATCTACTATCCAAAATCTACTCTGGAAGCTATGATTatcaaaagattcaatgTAAACACACAACTGGTGGTAAAATGCATAAGTAACATGTATTCAGATATGAATATAATGCTACTTAATTGGCAGAGGACGAAAGGCCAGAATTTACAAGAATTTGTGGTGTCATCCAATGGTCTGCTGTGTGGATACAGAGTTTTACATAATTTTATCAGTTCCCCATCGAAATTTAACAATTCATTATAcaataattcttcaatgtcACTAGGCGGTGAGGTATGGCTGGGCCTATCAACTTTAACGCCAGGATGTTCTACCACACTCCGATACTGTACGAATTCGGCAAATACTGGAAGGCCATTAACTCTGACATTTTCATGGAATCCTCTCTTTGGCCATATCTCTTCCAGTTACACTGCAATGACAACGTCTAATTCTACCATATCCGCTAAGTACGATTTCAATCTCTTCTCGATAGAttctaatttatcatttggTTGCGAATTTTGGAAGTCAGGAAGCAAGATTAATGATCCTGATCTTGAATCCTCATTTGAGAATGTGGCCACATTTGAAACCACTACATCTAATACGTCGGATGCTGGCCCGGTTACAACAAGACACTATAGCACTGTTGAGAATGATGTACTGTCCCTGTCGCCTCATGAAGAAAGGCTACTCAATGATTTGACTGACACTTTCTCAGAATCATTACAAAAGAtggataaagaaaaatcgaTCATCGAACGATTCAAGAATAAATTTCGGAATGAGAATTTCACTCAAGTATGGAAGTTCGCAACATCTTTACGTGATAGgaatctcaaaattttgtggGAGGGAAAATTTAGAGAATTTCTCATCTCTGCAGGTACTGAATTGGTATTTAGTAGAGACGTTTTAATTTCTAAAGGATTCGATGATAGTAATAATGcccaaaataataacagcAAAATACCCGCAAAATTTGGGATTAAAATACAATATTCCGTATGA
- the SPO7 gene encoding Nem1-Spo7 phosphatase regulatory subunit SPO7 (similar to Saccharomyces cerevisiae SPO7 (YAL009W); ancestral locus Anc_7.104), giving the protein MTSKEDFVEKSASSDNIGSTPDSKEMNTPIGVNIEVEMTEEKGKEPELDMATPTKPRRSEFSTGLSTTSTPRKRSSSRTSSGKTHRNSSDVSPASMIFRNLLILEDDLRRQAREQKQLRRKYTAFLSLMAGLAGFTIYELFFNTSEYVKGIYRFFLQLTLCFIIITISLFNISGQYRRTIIIPRRFFNSTNKGIRQFNVRLVRVKSSWDEMFTDFVRFISNKTAMVNVWFFSKVIKLSDNNTIVNFWKSVTIRSQPRIGATDVKLILNPRAFSAEVREGWEIYRDEFWAREGTRRRKQAKDVDTKLKSA; this is encoded by the coding sequence ATGACAAGTAAGGAAGATTTTGTTGAGAAGTCAGCTAGCAGCGATAATATAGGTAGCACACCTGATTCCAAAGAGATGAACACGCCGATAGGAGTGAACATTGAAGTAGAGATGACTGAAGAAAAGGGAAAAGAGCCTGAATTAGACATGGCAACACCGACAAAGCCTAGAAGGAGCGAATTTAGTACTGGCCTGTCAACTACTTCTACACCGAGGAAAAGATCAAGTAGTCGTACATCGAGTGGTAAGACCCATCGAAACTCATCGGATGTGTCTCCTGCATCGATGATATTtagaaatttattaattctGGAAGACGATTTAAGACGACAGGCAAGAGAACAAAAGCAACTGAGAAGGAAATACACTGCATTCCTGTCACTAATGGCAGGCCTTGCTGGATTCACCATATACGAGctgtttttcaatacaaGTGAATATGTCAAGGGGATCTACAGGTTTTTCCTGCAATTAACGCTAtgctttattattataacGATCTCACTATTCAATATTAGTGGACAATACAGGAGAACAATTATTATTCCaagaagatttttcaattcgaCAAATAAGGGCATCCGACAATTCAATGTTAGGCTGGTAAGAGTCAAATCTTCCTGGGATGAGATGTTTACAGATTTCGTAAGATTCATAAGTAACAAGACTGCGATGGTTAATGTTTGGTTCTTCAGTAAAGTGATCAAGTTGAgtgataataatactatAGTGAACTTTTGGAAAAGCGTGACAATACGATCACAACCGAGGATTGGTGCCACAGATGTGAagttgattttgaatcCCAGAGCTTTTAGCGCAGAGGTCAGAGAAGGCTGGGAAATTTACAGAGATGAATTCTGGGCAAGAGAGGGCACAAGAAGACGTAAGCAAGCCAAGGACGTGGATACCAAACTCAAGTCTGCATAA